TTTGTTGGGTTTGTTTCCCCACAATAccaccttctattcctatttattaattcaatctttctttcatttttgattttattaatttctcccttagtttttaggatctctaatttagttttcatctgagagttttcaattttttgctctccagttttttgatttgcatgtccaattcattgacctctaccctccctaatttgttaatatatgaattctaggatataaatttccccccgagttctgctttggctgcatcccacagactttgaaaggatgtctcatcattgtcattttcttcaatgaaattagtagctagctgtttctatgatttgttttttaactaacagattttggagaatcatagtatttaatttccaattggtttttgaattggctctccatgtaccattactgattattctttttattgcattatgatctcaaaaggttgcagttattatttctgcttttctgaactgttttgccatgtttttatgccctagtacgtggtcaatctttgtgaatgtaccatgtgctgctgaaaagaaggggtcttcctttttgtccctatatatttCTCTCCGTTTACCTATtgactctcatttttctaagatttcattcacgtctctcacctctttctcatttagttttttttttcaatttgatttatctagatctgatagtggtaaattcagatctcccactagtatagcttacttatctatttcctcctttaactccactagtttcttctttagaaatgtggatgctctaccatttggtgcatacatgttgattactgatatttcctcattgtcgacactgccttttatcaggatgtagttaccttcactatcccttttaatcatatccatttttactttggctttctcagatttcatgattgcaactcctacctcctttctctcagttgaggcccaatagattttgctccgaCACCGAATGCTAAACTTGTTAGTGCCCTGCTACTGGTCCTGCTTGTTCGTGATAATCGATGGCTAGCAACAAACCCTCACGTCCTTTGATGCCTAAAGTGCAAATGgttacatttatatttcttaatggAGTATCTTCTGTTCAATAGAAAGGACCCTTCTCTTCTTTACAATTGCTGAAGTGAGTCACGGTGTagaattgttgttgtttggttatttcagttgtgcccagctcttttgactgcatttggggttttcttggcaaaggtagtgCATGATTTGCTTtggccttttccagctcatttcacaggtgaagaCTTCAGATTGTGAGAAGGGAATTAACACTTCCTTCGTTTTTTAGAGCGCTGTAGCAACTCTGTGTTAGGAAAGCCTTCATTTTCCTCCCCCTGTCTCCTCTTCCCGTGTTTGTCCTGTTTGCTTCCCTTTCCATCTCCTGGTGGATTTTCACGGTCCTTCTCTTTTGACGTGGCAATGTCCTTCATGGTGTGACCATGTCTCGCTGAGAGCTTTTCCGGGTAATTGCCACCTCTGTTGGGACTGCGGTGACCTGTTTGTCCTTGAGGTATATTCCGTTTGttaggagactgccccctaaacACTGGAGGGGATCTTGGTCGTGAATGATATCGCCTACGTGGGGGCGACCTCGATCTGGCGCGGTGATAACCATGAGACCTGGATCTTGAACGCCGATCTCGACTTTTGCCTCTGCCTCTTCTGGGGTATGGACAGTGTGAAGGACTAAAGGATCGAGAATGGGAAGGGCAACGTGAGGAACCACATCTCGATTTAGAATAGGTATATGAACTTCTTGAGCGAGAGGAGCCACTATGTGGCGATTTAGATCTTGAAAAGGCGCGTCGACGCTCCTTTGGAATCTTTTCGTAGTCCGTGAATTTCTTAGCAAAATCTCGTTTggactttctcttctcctcctctcttagtCTTCTTTGCACTCTGTAGAACTCTTCCCTGGATAAGGGGAGAGCTTGTATTGTCCGGATGGTATTCGGAGGAGCGGTTTGTACTGCTGTGGATACCCAAGGTGCTGATAAAGTTGTAGGGGCTGGAGGGAAACCTGGAGGAGGGACTCTGTAGCCAGCAGGTGGTGGTGGCCCGGGTGGAAATtgaggagggaactgaggtggTGGAACACCtggagggagaggaagtgtgtggggCGGTGGTGGATACAAAGGAGGCGGTGGGACAGGTGTTCCTGGTAGTGATGGGCCATGAGTCCTCTGGGAATGTTCACCAAGGTGTTGCCCTCCATTGATGCTTGGTTCCCAAACAGGTctaccagcagcagcagcagcagcagcaggagcaggagcagcagcagcagcagcagcagcaggagcaggagcaacaAGAGCAGCATTTATTCTTGCTGGACCCGTTGTAGGCATCAACTGTCCATGCAAAAGGGACTGCCCGATCCCAGAAGGCATTCCAAGCAGAGGTCCCCGAGAGCCCTTTTCTTCCCTTAGTGCACTAATTGCTGTTGATGAAGAAGCTTGAGGATGATCTGATACCAAAGCTGCAGCAGGTCTCAGTTTGTCATCAGGATCACGGGAAGGCCCATCTGGTTTTTCTGCTTGGACAGATATGGACACTGTGGCAGTTCCATCGGCAACTGGTGCCGGAGTAGAAGGTTTCTTTATAGGTGCAGCAGAGGATTTATTAGGACTCATGGATGATGATCCAGAAGCAGTAGCAGCATGAGTAGATGCAGATGTCACTGGGATCTTCAAAGGGTCCTGCTGTCTTGAAAGTGGAGGTCTGGTCAGTGGCAGTAGGTTCCGCTGAATCGGTGGccttggaggtgggggtgggcatATTTGCTTTTGAAGCCCTTTGGTATAACCGGTTTTGTTTTGGAAGTTCTCAATAGCCCGGCGCAAACATTTGTTGGCAATTAAAGCATCAGGAGACACATCATTCTGATGACAAGTTGGGCATGTATGGCCATCCGATTCTAGCAAAGCTGTTCTTATACATTCGTCACAATAACTGTTTCCACAGCAAGGTATGACAGCGGCATCAGTCATTATGGCTTTGCAGATTAGACATAGCAATTCATCTGGGATAGGGTCCTCCACTTCTGACGAAGACGACTCTTCCGCTGGTAGGAAAggtggtttttctttcttccccctggCATATGCCTCTGCATCTATGGTTGGGATGACATATTTTCCAGTATCGGTAAGCATGGCACCTTTCATGTTCGGATCTTTCACCTCCATCATAAAACTTCTAGGAATTCCAGTGCTCTTTTTCATTCTGGGAACCGGATCAAAGTCTTTATCCCCTTTGGTTGGGCAATTCTTTATGTAATGGCCAGGTTTCCCACACCGGAAACAGGTATAAGATGGTGGAGGTGGCCCCGGAGGTGTCTTCGTGTAATGGATCGGATCGTATTCGTGGACGGACTGGATCATCATCGCTTGAACTTTGTCTTCTTCAGAAGCATCGGCTTCAGTCAGATTTGCAAACTTGATCAACTGGGCCACAGAAGCGGATGCAGAAGAGTCAGTCTTCCTTTGAGTTTCCTTTTTCGCCTCCCGTGGAACGCCACTAGGCATATCAAACTGTCTTCTCAGGTCATGAGATAGGTTTGCTTTTGAGGTTCTACTCACTCGTTTAGTTAGATCTAAAACATGTGTCCTGCTCGTAGCTACAATACCTCCAGCAGGAACTCTTCTTACGATAACGGAGAAATTCCTGTGAATCGGGGCATTGTCATCCGTGTACTCTTCTTTTGTGTCTGCATTGCTGATGTGTAGCTCGCAGTTAGGAGCCTtgagtttctctttcttcatgaTTTGCTTCTTCAAATCACACACGGAGATGTGGGGTCCTTCAAAGATAACGGTCCCATAGTTGAGTTGGGAGGAAAATTTATAATGCACACCGGACATGGTGCCAAAAGTTTCCTGAGGCTCAGGGCTGAGACGGGACACTCTGAAGTATCTGGCTCTTTGTAAACTGAAGagatgtgtacacacacacacaacactcaGAATCTGAGGCAACCTGGGGCCTTATTCaggcccccaccccccaaaaatggGGTTCTGAACCAAGGACCCTCACTCCAATACTCAAATCACCTCAAGGGTGGATGGGAGCAGGAGGGTACCGGAAAAGGGATTTTGGAGGTAGGGAGCAGTTGAGCTAAATGCCCTAAGGGCTTCTCTGAAGAAATCCAGTTCACCTccaacaaagttccaatctccagtCAGAAGAGCACAAGAGTCCCCAGAATAAGCGTCTCCTTCAGCCCTAGCCACCAACTCAGGAATCCTCTTCGGAGGCTGAGAGTCCCTTCAGCAAGGGCCACCAGCACAAGACTCTTGCTTCAACCAGAGTCACCAACCAAAAGCTCAATTCCAGCCCTCTGCTCTGGCTTTATAATGAACCCCTTTCTCCACCTACCAGTTCTCCCATGTCTCTGGGAGTGTGAACTTCCTAACTCTGACAGTGTGAACTTTCTCCCTCTCAGGGTGTGAACTTACTATCTCTCAGGCTgggaacttcctttctctgggggTGTGAACTTCCTTGCAATCCATGCTAAATAAAGGGTCTTCAAGTTTCTGACTAGGCATGTCAATCCTCTGAAACCCTCCTCTCCCAAAAGGATCACAGAGGGGATTTTCAAAAGGAGATTAACActcccttgttgttgttgtttttaatgtgaCCACACAGAAACTTGAAAACCCAAtagcatctttcctttcccaaagatctgacattcatactattctgtgctcacctaattcacttctaatttccttccttatattcagcccattcgcccattctgagctgatcttggtatagggtgtgagctgttgatccAACCCCTGtgtctcccatgctgtcttccaatgttcccagcagatttttttttttaatcaaatagtggatttttgtcccaaaagctgggatatttgggtttatcatagactgtggtACTCTGGTCactaaccccaagtctattccactgatcctcctttctgtctcttagccagtaccatactgtatagatgaccgctgctttatagtatagtttgagatctggtagtgcaaggcccccttcctttgcatgttTTCTTTCATTACTTCCACAGATATCCTTGGTATTTACTTCTTCCAAACAAACTTTGTTccgtttctgtttctgttttgttgttgttgttgtttttttctaattcagtcaaAAGGATTtttgggtagttcaatgggtatggcaccaaacaagtaaataagtttggataggaaggccattttcattatgttagcttgtcctacccatgagcagttaatgttttgttttgttttgctttttcccaGTAGtctagatctacttttaattgtgtgggaagtgttctgtatttctgtgttcatatagttcctgtgtttgtcttggccgATAGATGCCTAATCGTTCTATATCGTCTaggctgattttaaatggaatttctctcacTCATGCTGAGATGTGTGGGAGATATatcgaaatgctgatgacttatgtgggttcattttgtatcctgcaactttgctaaagttgttgattatttccactagctttttagttgattctctcgggttctttaagtagaccatcataacaCCTGCAAAgcgtgatagcttggtctcctcgttgccaattttaatgccttcaatttctttttcttctctaattgctacagctagtgtctctagtacaatgttcaacaatagaggtgataatgggcatccttgcttcactcctgatcttattgggaaggcttctaattcatccccattgcagatgatgtttgctgatggttttagatatatactatttattatttttaggaaaggcccttttttCCTAGACTTTGTAGTGCTTTCAGTGCGAATGagtgttgttttttgtcaaaggctgTTTCTGCAAATACtgagataagcatgtgatttGTGTTGGTTGCTTGTCGATTTGGCCAacgatgtggatggttttcctgatattggaCCATCCTTGCCTTCCCGGTATCAATTCCACCTGATTGTAATGAATAATCCTGGCGATCATGTCTATTGCTAGTAttctttggaagatttttttttttttgcatctatgttcatgaaggagattggtctatagtttcctttctctacttttaagctgtctggctttggaatctgtaccatatttgtgtcatgagaGGAATCTgggagaattccttctttgcttattctgtcaaggactttgtataatattgggattagttgtttttgaatgtttgataggattcacttgtgaatccgtcaggccctggggattttttcttagtgagttctttgatggcttgttcaattttgttttctgatacgggattatttctggatttcatttcttcttctgttaatctaggcaatctatatttttgtaaatattcatcgatATCACCcacattgccatatttgttgccatataattgggcaaaattcgTTTTTATGAATGCCTCAATTTCTACTCCATtacaggtgaggtctcccttttcatctatggtactgggaatttggttttcctcattcctttcttgtttatctttttattcgattgaccagtgctttgtctctTTTGTTGGGTTTGTTTCCCCACAATAccaccttctattcctatttattaattcaatctttctttcatttttgattttattaatttctcccttagtttttaggatctctaatttagttttcatctgagagttttc
This sequence is a window from Monodelphis domestica isolate mMonDom1 chromosome 3, mMonDom1.pri, whole genome shotgun sequence. Protein-coding genes within it:
- the LOC130457973 gene encoding E3 ubiquitin-protein ligase RBBP6-like, whose translation is MSGVHYKFSSQLNYGTVIFEGPHISVCDLKKQIMKKEKLKAPNCELHISNADTKEEYTDDNAPIHRNFSVIVRRVPAGGIVATSRTHVLDLTKRVSRTSKANLSHDLRRQFDMPSGVPREAKKETQRKTDSSASASVAQLIKFANLTEADASEEDKVQAMMIQSVHEYDPIHYTKTPPGPPPPSYTCFRCGKPGHYIKNCPTKGDKDFDPVPRMKKSTGIPRSFMMEVKDPNMKGAMLTDTGKYVIPTIDAEAYARGKKEKPPFLPAEESSSSEVEDPIPDELLCLICKAIMTDAAVIPCCGNSYCDECIRTALLESDGHTCPTCHQNDVSPDALIANKCLRRAIENFQNKTGYTKGLQKQICPPPPPRPPIQRNLLPLTRPPLSRQQDPLKIPVTSASTHAATASGSSSMSPNKSSAAPIKKPSTPAPVADGTATVSISVQAEKPDGPSRDPDDKLRPAAALVSDHPQASSSTAISALREEKGSRGPLLGMPSGIGQSLLHGQLMPTTGPARINAALVAPAPAAAAAAAAPAPAAAAAAAGRPVWEPSINGGQHLGEHSQRTHGPSLPGTPVPPPPLYPPPPHTLPLPPGVPPPQFPPQFPPGPPPPAGYRVPPPGFPPAPTTLSAPWVSTAVQTAPPNTIRTIQALPLSREEFYRVQRRLREEEKRKSKRDFAKKFTDYEKIPKERRRAFSRSKSPHSGSSRSRSSYTYSKSRCGSSRCPSHSRSFSPSHCPYPRRGRGKSRDRRSRSRSHGYHRARSRSPPRRRYHSRPRSPPVFRGQSPNKRNIPQGQTGHRSPNRGGNYPEKLSARHGHTMKDIATSKEKDRENPPGDGKGSKQDKHGKRRQGEENEGFPNTELLQRSKKRRKC